A single Pristiophorus japonicus isolate sPriJap1 unplaced genomic scaffold, sPriJap1.hap1 HAP1_SCAFFOLD_43, whole genome shotgun sequence DNA region contains:
- the LOC139251643 gene encoding probable G-protein coupled receptor 139, which yields MLQIEIAKKICYTFIAVIGVPVNLVAIVILCRGKCGLSTCTTRYLVGMAAADLLVVTTGVILRQIRRYYFPWSILDITPVCTVIYLLSCVAADCSVWFTVTFTFDRFVAICWQKLKTKYCTGRTAAVVLATSCILLCSKNIPHYFTIEPGYIIDNVPWYCSLIPAYLTEPGWLGFDWFDTVLTPLLPFTVILLLNALTVRHILVASRVRKGLRGESKRGNGSDPEMESRRKSVILLLTISGSFILLWLIIVIDFFYYSITGINPSDYSDSLYQFAEVGFMLQTFSCCTNTFIYGVTQSKFREQLKSAVKYPVTTIVKLINKQLD from the exons ATGCTTCAAATTGAAATTGCCAAGAAAATATGCTACACTTTCATTGCcgtcattggtgttcctg tgaatttagtggcgattgtgatcctctgccggggaaagtgcgggctgtccacctgcaccactcgtTACCTGGTGGGCATGGCAGcagcggatctactggtggtcaCCACTGGGGTCATACTGCGGCAGATCAGGCGGTATTATTTCCCGTGGTCTATCCTGGATATCACCCCTGTGTGTACTGTTATATATCTTCTGTCTTGTGTAGccgcagactgttctgtctggttcaccgtcactttcacctttgatcgatttgtggccatttgttggcagaagctgaaaaccaaatattgcaccgggagaactgcggctgtggttctggcaacaagctgcattctgctctgttcAAAAAACATTCCTCACTACTTTACAATTGAACCTGGATACATAATCGACAATGTTCCGTGGTACTGTTCCTTAATCCCAGCTTATCTTACTGAGCCCGGATGGCtgggatttgactggtttgatacggttttaaccccactgctcccattcactgtaattttgttgctcaacgctctgacagtcagacacattttagtggccagtcgagtccgtaaaggactgaggggtgagagcaagcgggggaatggcagtgacccagagatggagagcaggaggaagtctgtaATTTTACTcctcaccatatccggcagcttcatactgctgtggctgataaTTGTTATAGATTTCTTTTATTATAGCATTACAGGAATAAATCCCAGTGATTACAGTGATTCTTTATATCAATTTGCAGAGGTCGGATTTATGCTGCAGACTTTCAGTTGTtgtacaaacacatttatttacggtgtgacccagtccaagttcagagagcagttgaagagcgcggtgaAATATCCGGTTACCACAATTGTAAAATTAATTAATAAACAGCTCGACTGA